One genomic segment of Lampris incognitus isolate fLamInc1 chromosome 2, fLamInc1.hap2, whole genome shotgun sequence includes these proteins:
- the LOC130129077 gene encoding suppressor of cytokine signaling 2-like produces the protein MIWPADPSNTLSNSEGLKNQELLGTEWRQDARGLQQAMSHLHQSGWYWGPVTAAEASQVLSNTPEGTFLLRDSYYKDYVLTLSMKTNLGPIHLRIEYCNGQFGFDTVMKTHLQEFGGAVDLVQHYALNYRHSSKCKQEPITGRDSPGSSTAVSEHCLQMKLTRPLYKVSPSLQHLCRMTINRHFCNHYNLPLPERLKDFLMEYPFVL, from the exons ATGATTTGGCCAGCCGATCCTTCCAATACACTTTCCAACTCAGAAGGGCTCAAGAACCAAGAGTTGCTTGGAACTGAATGGAGACAGGATGCCCGAGGTCTCCAACAAGCCATGTCCCACCTTCACCAGTCTG GTTGGTACTGGGGCCCAGTGACGGCTGCTGAGGCCAGCCAGGTGTTGAGTAACACCCCGGAGGGTACCTTTCTCTTGAGGGATAGTTATTACAAGGACTATGTCCTTACTCTGTCTATGAAGACTAATCTCGGCCCCATACATCTCAGAATAGAGTACTGTAATGGCCAGTTTGGTTTTGACACCGTGATGAAGACACATCTACAAGAGTTTGGGGGGGCGGTGGACCTTGTTCAGCATTATGCACTGAATTATAGGCATTCATCCAAATGTAAGCAAGAGCCCATCACAGGAAGGGATTCACCAGGCAGCAGCACAGCAGTTTCGGAGCACTGCCTGCAAATGAAGCTTACCCGTCCTCTCTACAAAGTCTCCCCCAGTCTGCAGCACCTGTGCCGAATGACAATCAACCGGCATTTTTGCAATCACTACAACTTGCCCTTGCCTGAGAGGCTAAAAGACTTCTTGATGGAGTATCCATTTGTGCTGTGA
- the smim29 gene encoding small integral membrane protein 29, with translation MNSTTQSPAITDGDVAVGYVLVPFFLITIFGIAAAVVMYIRRKRRIDRLRHQLLPVYTYDPSEELNEAEQELLWREEDTKIVQGWARAYQQRHTLLTKDVHA, from the exons ATGAACAGCACTACTCAATCCCCTGCCATCACTGATGGAGATGTGGCAGTCGGCTATGTGCTGGTGCCGTTCTTCCTGATCACCATTTTTGGTATAGCGGCAGCTGTG GTTATGTATATACGTAGGAAGCGAAG AATTGACAGGCTCCGCCACCAGTTGTTACCGGTTTACACATATGATCCATCAGAGGAGCTCAACGAAGCTGAACAAGAACTATTATGGAGAGAGGAGGACACAAAG ATTGTGCAAGGTTGGGCCAGAGCTTACCAACAGCGGCACACCCTACTGACTAAAGACGTCCATGCATGA
- the hmga1a gene encoding high mobility group AT-hook 1a isoform X2: MSDKGTVSPKEEATEKRGRGRPRKQPQQEPSGSPAPKRPRGRPKGSKNKTTSKGKKAAAAPSAGGKRRGRPKKKEKEEKASQESSDEEEEEEEEQ; this comes from the exons ATGAGCGACAAGGGGACAGTATCGCCCAAAGAGGAGGCCACCGAGAAAAGGGGGCGTGGAAGACCCCGTAAGCAGccgcag CAG GAACCCAGCGGGTCCCCTGCTCCAAAGAGGCCCAGAGGACGGCCAAAGGGAAGCAAAAACAAGACAACCTCCAAGGGCAAA AAGGCAGCAGCAGCCCCATCTGCAGGAGGAAAGCGCAGGGGAAGACCTAAGAAGAAGGAG AAGGAAGAAAAGGCATCCCAAGAATCATCtgacgaagaggaggaggaagaggaagagcagtAA
- the hmga1a gene encoding high mobility group AT-hook 1a isoform X1, producing MSDKGTVSPKEEATEKRGRGRPRKQPQEPSGSPAPKRPRGRPKGSKNKTTSKGKKAAAAPSAGGKRRGRPKKKEEKEEKASQESSDEEEEEEEEQ from the exons ATGAGCGACAAGGGGACAGTATCGCCCAAAGAGGAGGCCACCGAGAAAAGGGGGCGTGGAAGACCCCGTAAGCAGccgcag GAACCCAGCGGGTCCCCTGCTCCAAAGAGGCCCAGAGGACGGCCAAAGGGAAGCAAAAACAAGACAACCTCCAAGGGCAAA AAGGCAGCAGCAGCCCCATCTGCAGGAGGAAAGCGCAGGGGAAGACCTAAGAAGAAGGAG GAGAAGGAAGAAAAGGCATCCCAAGAATCATCtgacgaagaggaggaggaagaggaagagcagtAA